The Sphingopyxis fribergensis DNA segment CTTTGCTCGGGTTCGCTGACGTCCGCGGCACGCACATTTCGCATGCACAGTTCGGCAGTCGTGCCCCGCAGACGACAATGTTACCGATGGCCTTCGCCTTCCCCGGCCGCCTTTCTCACCGTCATCGGCGATACCCACCATTCTGGGACTTAATTACGGCTTTCTCGCACCGTAAATTGTGTAAAATGCGATATATTCGAGGCCGGCCTTAAAACCGCCTCGCCTGCTCGCGTTTGTGAGTGACATGACGTTAACTATGATCCGCAATATGATTGAATTTTAAGCCTAATTCTAGTATTGCGAAGAAGTGGTTTTGAGTATTTTGCAGTATTGACAGGAAGTTGCACTTCCGTCTGACGCTGCTTCGATAAGGTAGATGATATGAACCAACGTCGCCTATCCGATCCGGTAGAGGAGCAGCAAAGCGCAGCCGACACCGATCGTCGTGGCGGCGACCGCTATCGCACGGTCTGGCGGATCGCCAAGGTGATGCGCAATGGCGACGCGGGTTTGTGGCGTGTGCGTAATATTTCGGACAAGGGCATGATGCTTGCGGCCGATGTTCCGATCGAAGTGGGCGAGAAACTCGAGATCGCGCTTTCGGATACGGTGACGATCCGCGGCGAAGTCGTCTGGTCCGAAGCCGGCCGCTGCGGCGTGTCGTTCGACAAGGAAGTCGACGTAGCCGACGTGCTCAAGCAGTTGGCGGCCGAACAGCGCGGGTCTGGTTATCGCCAGCCGCGCCTGCCGGTGCGCACGCAGGCGCAGGCGGTCACCGATGAAGCCACGACTAGCATCGAACTGGTCGACCTGTCACAGAACGGCGCAGGTTTCGTCCACGACGGCCATCTGGAAGTGGGCAAAGAACTCGATCTGATCCTCGCGGGCGGGGTCAAGCGTCGCGCGATCGTGCGCTGGTCGCGCGCCGGGCGCGGGGGACTGTGGCTGACGCAGCCGCTCGAACGCACCGACTTGGAAAGCATCCACCGCTTCGAAAGCTGACCTTGGGGCCGCCCTAACCGCCGCGCGCGATCTTTGCCCAGGGGTTGAGATCGGGCTCGGCGACTTTCACCAGCTTGTTGCGATCGCGATGAAGGAAAGGCTCGTCGCGGCCTTTGACGATGAGAGTTGTATCGGAGACATAACTCCAAGATCCATCATCTTGGAAATCCACCGTAATCTGGTAGCTGTCAGTCCGGAAGGCGAGGTCGAGGAAGGTCGTTGAGCAGATGCCATATTCGGTCTGGCCACGCTCCGCCCTGAGCACCAGCTTCTTCGCGTCGGGCTCGGCATGCCCCGCCGCAATGGCGATCTGACCGCGTGGAATCGCCAGCGTCTGGAGGATCAGCCCGGTCGCGGCTTCATAGAGCCAGTAACCGACCTGGTCGTGGAAGGCGATGTCCTCTTCGCGCGTGTTGACGTGCAGATGATAGCGCAGCCCATAGAATAGTTGTGGCCCGTTCGCCTGCGGGTCAATCGGCTGCAGCTCGATCCGCTCATAATATTGGCGCGTCTCGGGGCCGTCGGCCTTGGGATTGATGTCGACTCCGCGCTGCCCCTCCCAGACGCCGGCAAGGCGGCGGAGCGGGCCGAGATTGGCGAGCGTCTCGGGATCGACGTCCTCGGGCTCGGTGAAAATGTCGTCCGGAATGTCCATGTCGTTTCCCCGCTTTTGTCTCGATCCGCTATTGCCCGCGTCGACCGCCAAAGCAAACCAAACCAAGGTGTGGGTTCGCGGGTCCGGTGCCGTCGTCTATCCTGCCCGTATCGATCAAGCTTCGGGAGAGAGGCCATGATGAACCGCCGTGATTTTTCCGCCGCCCTCATTGCCGGGGCGACAGCGCCGCTCCTTATGGGCGTAGCGCGGGGAGCGACGCCGCCCGGGGTGAAGGCGCGCAACGTCGTGTTCGTTCACGGGCTGTTTGCGGACGGTTCCTGCTGGACCGACGTGATATCGCGGCTGCAGGCGCTGGGTTTCAACGCAACCTCGGTCCAGAATCCGCTGACCACGCTGGACGAGTCGGTCGCCGCCGCCGAGCGGGTTCTGGCGCGGCAGGACGGGCCGACGGTGCTCGTCGGACACAGCTTTGGCGGCATGCTCGTGACGCAGGCCGGGGTGCATCCCAACGTGTCCGCGCTCGTCTATGTTGCGGCGCGGGCACCCGACGCGAATGAGAATTATGGAGCTTTGGCCGCGACCTATCCGACGCCGCCGGCCACTGCGGGCATCGTCTATGACGGCGACGAAGGGCGCCTGAGCGAAGCGGCATTCCTGCGCGATTTTGCTGGCGATCTGCCCGAAGCGAAGGCGCGGCTGCTCTATGCGGTGCAGCAGCCGTTTCAGCGGGCGTTGCTGAGCGGGCAGGTCACACAAGCGGCATGGCGGTCGAAACCCAGCTTCTATGCCGTGTCGAGCGAGGACCGCACGATCAACCCCGATCTCGAACGCTTCATGGCGAAACGGATGGGCGCGAAGACGATCGAACTCAGGGCGAGCCACCTGTCGTTGATTTCGCAGCCCGAGCCGATCACGCGGTTGATCGTCGAGGCGGCGAGCGCCGCCTGACTTCGGCTCAGATGTCCTCGACGAGCCGCCCGTAAAGTTGCGGCCGGCGGTCGCGAAAGAAGCCCATGCCGGCGCGGTGCTTGGCAGCGCGGTCGAGGTCGATCGTCTCGACGAGGACGCCCGTTTCGGCAGCGCCAAATTCCTGTGTCAGGT contains these protein-coding regions:
- a CDS encoding alpha/beta fold hydrolase; its protein translation is MMNRRDFSAALIAGATAPLLMGVARGATPPGVKARNVVFVHGLFADGSCWTDVISRLQALGFNATSVQNPLTTLDESVAAAERVLARQDGPTVLVGHSFGGMLVTQAGVHPNVSALVYVAARAPDANENYGALAATYPTPPATAGIVYDGDEGRLSEAAFLRDFAGDLPEAKARLLYAVQQPFQRALLSGQVTQAAWRSKPSFYAVSSEDRTINPDLERFMAKRMGAKTIELRASHLSLISQPEPITRLIVEAASAA
- a CDS encoding PilZ domain-containing protein yields the protein MNQRRLSDPVEEQQSAADTDRRGGDRYRTVWRIAKVMRNGDAGLWRVRNISDKGMMLAADVPIEVGEKLEIALSDTVTIRGEVVWSEAGRCGVSFDKEVDVADVLKQLAAEQRGSGYRQPRLPVRTQAQAVTDEATTSIELVDLSQNGAGFVHDGHLEVGKELDLILAGGVKRRAIVRWSRAGRGGLWLTQPLERTDLESIHRFES
- a CDS encoding FABP family protein translates to MDIPDDIFTEPEDVDPETLANLGPLRRLAGVWEGQRGVDINPKADGPETRQYYERIELQPIDPQANGPQLFYGLRYHLHVNTREEDIAFHDQVGYWLYEAATGLILQTLAIPRGQIAIAAGHAEPDAKKLVLRAERGQTEYGICSTTFLDLAFRTDSYQITVDFQDDGSWSYVSDTTLIVKGRDEPFLHRDRNKLVKVAEPDLNPWAKIARGG